The proteins below are encoded in one region of Apium graveolens cultivar Ventura chromosome 4, ASM990537v1, whole genome shotgun sequence:
- the LOC141716791 gene encoding thaumatin-like protein, giving the protein MKLTKSSYTLSLFLISHFLTTGHEVAQACTFTISNRCPFPIWPATAANQGHPVIAKGGFYLSPGQLKKIQVPGDWTGRIWARTGCNFASNWKIGCQTGDCDGKLECKGSTGLPPATLVQIALQVDKSKPSFYDVSVVDGYNIPVSVMTKPYSSNCRIGGCVKNMNKICPEELQVLNDEKEVVACKSACLAYNLDKFCCRNEYGSPEKCRPSVYSHIFKEACPWYYSYAYDTPAPLVSCESDEFVMTFCPSKWAAGNVTAE; this is encoded by the exons ATGAAGTTGACAAAATCATCCTACACTCTCTCCCTTTTCCTTATATCGCATTTTCTCACTACCG GACATGAGGTAGCTCAAGCATGCACATTTACTATAAGCAATAGATGTCCTTTTCCCATATGGCCTGCAACAGCTGCAAACCAAGGCCATCCAGTTATAGCAAAAGGCGGCTTCTATCTTTCACCGGGCCAACTTAAGAAAATTCAAGTCCCCGGAGACTGGACAGGGCGCATATGGGCAAGAACTGGCTGCAACTTCGCTAGCAACTGGAAAATAGGTTGTCAAACAGGCGATTGCGATGGGAAGCTAGAGTGCAAGGGAAGCACAGGCCTCCCACCAGCTACACTTGTGCAAATTGCACTTCAAGTAGACAAATCAAAACCAAGTTTTTACGATGTAAGTGTAGTTGATGGTTACAATATTCCTGTTTCTGTTATGACGAAGCCTTATTCGTCTAATTGTCGAATTGGAGGGTGCGTTAAAAACATGAACAAGATTTGCCCAGAAGAGCTTCAAGTGTTGAACGATGAGAAGGAAGTTGTGGCGTGCAAAAGTGCTTGTTTAGCTTACAATCTTGACAAGTTTTGCTGTAGAAACGAGTATGGGAGTCCAGAGAAGTGCAGGCCAAGCGTGTATTCACATATCTTTAAAGAAGCTTGTCCTTGGTATTATAGCTATGCGTATGATACACCTGCACCGTTGGTGAGTTGTGAATCAGATGAGTTTGTAATGACTTTTTGTCCATCTAAATGGGCTGCTGGGAATGTTACTGCTGAGTGA
- the LOC141718113 gene encoding uncharacterized protein LOC141718113, whose protein sequence is MFPPNLDSVVPPNPDNSQKIQHKREPTADVLFYMTHTRNVKKNIPNGDIEDNGLDDEDGENGEEFEVVWVDKKSQQIYETFLVLCEQQEKSGEPVDRNALFLKAVGGPDKKNRVYGLGSSQSIFYKPKTMHYPSSFATEEENQQLKHQLTEMNERMKAVENQLAAIIESNLARFLVPLLI, encoded by the exons ATGTTCCCTCCAAATCTGGACAGTGTGGTCCCACCAAATCCGGACAACAGCCAG AAGATACAACATAAGCGAGAACCTACCGCTGATGTGTTGTTCTACATGACACATACTAGAAATGTGAAGAAAAATATCCCAAATGGCGATATTGAAGATAATGGCTTGGATGACGAGGATGGCGAGAATGGCGAGGAATTTGAGGTTGTATGGGTTGATAAAAAAAGTCAACAAATATAT GAAACTTTTTTAGTACTTTGTGAGCAGCAAGAGAAATCTGGGGAGCCTGTAGATAGAAATGCACTATTTCTCAAAGCAGTTGGAGGGCCTGATAAGAAGAATAGGGTGTATGGGCTTGGTTCATCACAAAGCATCTTCTACAAGCCGAAGACTATGCATTACCCTTCATCTTTTGCCACTGAAGAAGAAAACCAACAGCTTAAGCACCAGCTAACAGAAATGAACGAACGGATGAAAGCGGTGGAAAATCAGTTAGCCGCGATTATCGAGTCTAATTTAGCCCGATTCCTCGTTCCCCTGCTGATTTAG